In one Rhinopithecus roxellana isolate Shanxi Qingling chromosome 1, ASM756505v1, whole genome shotgun sequence genomic region, the following are encoded:
- the HTR3E gene encoding LOW QUALITY PROTEIN: 5-hydroxytryptamine receptor 3E (The sequence of the model RefSeq protein was modified relative to this genomic sequence to represent the inferred CDS: inserted 1 base in 1 codon), which produces MEGSWFHRKIFSFYLLLSLLVQGRGVTFTIKYSGFGQHRVDPTALNSVFNRKAFRAVTISVPTGVNISFTMSTIPDVDEQLYLLSSFLWLEMVWDNPFISWNPEECEGITKMSMAAKNLWLPDIFIVELMDVDKTPKGLTAYVSNEGRIRYKKPMKVDSICNLDIFYFPFDQQNCTLTFSSFLYTVDSMLLDMEKEVWEITDTSWDILQAHGEWELPGINKATAKMSRGGNLYDQIVFYVAIRRRPSLYVINLLMPSGFLAAIDALSFYXPVKSGKHVPFKIMLLLGYNVFLLMMNDLLPTSGTPLIGVYFTLCLSLMVDSLLETVFITHLLHVATTQPAPLPLWLHSLLLHNTSPGRCCPTAPQRGNKGLGLTPTHLPGEGICLSVSVKEPEVSAGQMPGPGKAELTGGSEWTRAQWEHEAQKQHSVELWVQFSHVMDALLFRLYLLFMASSVLTVICLWNT; this is translated from the exons ATGGAAGGAAGCTGGTTCcacaggaaaatattttccttctaccTCCTTCTCAGTCTTCTGGTTCAAG GAAGGGGCGTTACTTTCACCATCAAATACTCAGGGTTTGGCCAGCACAGGGTGGATCCCACTGCTCTGAATTCAGTGTTTAATAGAAAGGCCTTCCGAGCAGTCACCATCAGTGTCCCCACCGGAGTCAACATCTCCTTCACGATGTCTACCATCCCAGATGTA GATGAACAGCTGTACCTCTTGTCATCCTTCCTGTGGCTGGAAATG GTTTGGGATAACCCATTTATCAGCTGGAACCCAGAGGAGTGTGAGGGCATCACGAAGATGAGTATGGCAGCCAAGAACCTGTGGCTCCCAGACATTTTCATCGTTGAACT CATGGATGTGGATAAGACCCCAAAAGGCCTTACAGCATATGTAAGTAATGAAGGTCGCATCAGGTATAAGAAACCCATGAAGGTGGACAGTATCTGTAACCTGGACATTTTCTACTTCCCCTTCGACCAGCAGAACTGCACACTCACCTTCAGCTCATTCCTCTATACAG TGGACAGCATGTTGCTGGACATGGAGAAAGAAGTGTGGGAAATAACAGACACATCCTGGGACATCCTTCAGGCCCATGGAGAATGGGAGCTCCCGGGCATCAACAAGGCCACCGCAAAGATGTCCAGGGGAGGCAACCTGTATGATCAGATTGTGTTCTAT GTGGCCATCAGGCGCAGGCCCAGCCTCTATGTCATAAACCTTCTCATGCCCAGTGGCTTTCTGGCTGCCATCGATGCCCTCAGCTTCT TGCCAGTGAAAAGTGGGAAACATGTCCCATTCAAGATAATGCTCCTGCTGGGCTACAACGTCTTCCTGCTCATGATGAATGACTTGCTCCCCACCAGTGGCACCCCCCTCATCG GTGTCTACTTCACCCTGTGCCTCTCCCTGATGGTGGACAGCCTGCTGGAGACCGTCTTCATCACCCACCTGCTGCACGTGGCCACAACCCAGCCCGCACCCCTGCCTCTGTGGCTCCACTCCCTGCTGCTCCACAACACCAGCCCAGGGAGATGCTGTCCCACTGCGCCCCAGAGGGGAAATAAGGGCCTGGGTCTCACCCCCACCCACCTGCCTGGTGAGGGAA TCTGTCTTTCTGTAAGTGTGAAGGAGCCAGAGGTATCAGCAGGGCAGATGCCAGGCCCTGGGAAGGCAGAGCTGACAGGGGGCTCAGAATGGACAAGGGCCCAGTGGGAACATGAGGCCCAGAAGCAGCACTCGGTGGAGCTGTGGGTGCAGTTCAGCCACGTGATGGATGCCCTGCTCTTCCGCCTCTACCTGCTCTTCATGGCCTCCTCCGTCCTCACTGTCATATGCCTCTGGAACACCTAG